From Arcticibacter tournemirensis, one genomic window encodes:
- a CDS encoding L-serine ammonia-lyase, translated as MEEERISVFDVFKIGVGPSSSHTLGPWKAAQQFVKSLQGSDLLSKVESLKVILYGSLAKTGRGHGTDIAIMLGLMDCDPVTIDTSTILPIIDGVRQTSEITLSRNTRISFVPESDIFFEYNESLPFHPNAMTFIAEVGEMGQFIETWYSIGGGFIKKEGECDNVDKPVSLPYPINYAADLLKWCETSNKRIWEVVMENEKAWRSEQEVNDGLLEIYKTMRDCIYRGCNTDGILPGGLDVKRRAANMSRSLLNGGAYSDYESWRARVRPSGNSFNSILDWVSCFALAVNEENASFGRVVTAPTNGAAGVIPAVLKYYVFFCDGDDPQKIVQFLLTAGEIGSIFKKGSTISAAMGGCQAEIGVSSAMAAAGLTEVMGGSVKQCLMAAEIAMEHHLGMTCDPVGGLVQIPCIERNAFGAIKAITASQLALRSDPALAKVSLDNVVKTMWQTAQDMHSRYKETSEGGLAVNIPISLSEC; from the coding sequence ATGGAAGAAGAAAGAATTTCGGTTTTTGATGTGTTTAAAATAGGTGTAGGCCCATCAAGTTCACATACGCTGGGTCCCTGGAAAGCAGCACAGCAATTTGTTAAGTCGTTGCAGGGTAGCGACTTGCTTTCGAAGGTGGAATCCCTTAAAGTTATTCTATATGGATCGCTCGCTAAAACCGGCAGGGGGCATGGAACTGATATTGCGATCATGCTGGGTCTCATGGACTGCGACCCCGTTACAATTGATACGTCTACTATCCTCCCGATCATCGATGGAGTGCGCCAAACTTCCGAAATTACCTTAAGTAGAAATACGCGGATTTCGTTCGTTCCCGAAAGCGATATCTTTTTCGAATATAACGAATCGCTTCCTTTTCACCCCAATGCGATGACCTTTATCGCGGAGGTGGGCGAAATGGGTCAATTCATAGAAACATGGTACTCCATCGGCGGCGGTTTTATAAAGAAAGAAGGCGAATGTGATAATGTTGACAAGCCGGTAAGTTTACCGTACCCCATTAACTACGCAGCCGATTTGCTTAAGTGGTGCGAGACCTCGAACAAGCGCATATGGGAGGTGGTGATGGAGAATGAGAAAGCCTGGAGGTCCGAACAAGAGGTAAACGATGGTTTACTCGAAATTTATAAGACGATGCGCGATTGCATTTACCGGGGGTGTAATACCGACGGTATTTTGCCCGGCGGACTGGATGTAAAGCGGCGTGCTGCAAATATGAGCAGAAGTTTGCTAAATGGCGGGGCATATTCCGACTACGAGAGCTGGAGAGCGAGAGTACGTCCCTCAGGTAATAGTTTTAACAGTATTCTCGATTGGGTAAGCTGTTTTGCGCTGGCCGTGAATGAAGAGAATGCTTCGTTTGGAAGAGTGGTTACAGCTCCTACAAATGGGGCAGCAGGGGTAATTCCTGCTGTTCTGAAGTATTATGTCTTTTTCTGCGACGGCGACGACCCGCAGAAAATCGTTCAGTTCCTTTTAACAGCAGGGGAGATAGGCAGCATTTTTAAAAAGGGATCCACTATATCGGCGGCCATGGGAGGCTGCCAGGCTGAAATCGGAGTTTCTTCGGCAATGGCTGCAGCTGGACTTACGGAGGTGATGGGAGGGTCGGTAAAGCAATGTCTTATGGCTGCTGAAATTGCTATGGAGCACCATCTTGGCATGACCTGCGATCCGGTGGGCGGACTGGTTCAAATCCCTTGTATCGAAAGGAACGCTTTTGGGGCGATAAAGGCAATTACCGCTTCGCAGCTCGCCTTAAGAAGCGATCCGGCACTTGCCAAAGTTTCTCTTGACAACGTGGTGAAAACCATGTGGCAAACAGCCCAGGACATGCATTCCAGGTACAAGGAAACTTCTGAAGGGGGACTTGCTGTTAACATTCCTATCAGTCTTAGTGAATGCTAA
- the kbl gene encoding glycine C-acetyltransferase produces MYETLKPELQKLIEEIKEAGLFKEERIITTPQGAQIDTTANHGVLNFCANNYLGLSSHPKVVEAAKKAIDARGYGMSSVRFICGTQDIHKELEKKLSDFLGMEDTILYAAAFDANGGVFEPLLGEDSAIISDALNHASIIDGVRLCKAKRYRYNHNDMDDLESKLKESSALKHRIIVTDGSFSMDGTIAQLDKICDLADQYKALVMVDESHSSGFIGKTGRGTHEHHGVMGRIDIITGTLGKALGGAMGGFTSAKKEIIEVLRQRSRPYLFSNSLAPSIVGASIAVLDMLSETTELRDRLEWNTSYFREKMTAAGFDIKPGVHPIVPIMLYDSKLSQLFASKLLEKGIYVIGFYYPVVPEGKARIRVQMSAAHTKEHLDKAINAFTEVGKELGVLK; encoded by the coding sequence ATGTACGAAACATTAAAACCAGAGCTGCAGAAGCTTATTGAAGAAATCAAAGAAGCAGGATTATTTAAGGAAGAAAGAATCATTACTACCCCTCAGGGTGCACAGATCGATACCACCGCAAATCACGGGGTACTCAACTTCTGTGCTAATAATTACCTCGGACTATCTTCTCATCCGAAGGTAGTAGAAGCCGCAAAGAAAGCGATTGATGCGCGTGGATATGGAATGTCTTCTGTTCGTTTTATTTGTGGTACACAGGATATACATAAGGAGCTTGAGAAGAAGCTCTCAGACTTCCTTGGAATGGAAGATACCATTCTTTATGCGGCAGCTTTTGATGCGAATGGTGGCGTCTTCGAACCTCTTTTAGGGGAAGATTCTGCTATCATCTCCGATGCGCTCAATCATGCCTCTATTATCGATGGAGTGCGCTTGTGTAAAGCAAAACGATATCGTTATAATCATAACGATATGGACGACCTTGAAAGTAAGTTAAAGGAATCATCTGCTTTAAAACACCGGATTATCGTTACCGACGGGTCTTTTTCCATGGACGGCACCATTGCGCAACTTGATAAGATTTGCGATCTCGCAGATCAATATAAGGCGCTTGTAATGGTCGACGAAAGCCATTCTTCTGGCTTTATCGGGAAAACGGGGCGCGGTACTCATGAGCATCACGGTGTGATGGGCCGCATTGATATTATAACCGGAACATTAGGCAAAGCTCTGGGAGGAGCAATGGGAGGTTTTACTTCAGCGAAAAAAGAGATTATCGAAGTTCTGCGCCAGCGTTCGCGGCCTTATCTTTTCTCTAATTCTCTTGCTCCCTCTATCGTCGGCGCTTCTATCGCTGTGCTTGACATGCTCTCGGAAACAACCGAATTAAGAGATCGCCTCGAATGGAACACTTCTTATTTCAGGGAAAAGATGACTGCTGCCGGTTTTGATATCAAACCCGGAGTACATCCTATCGTTCCGATCATGCTATATGATTCGAAGCTGTCGCAGCTGTTTGCTTCCAAACTTCTTGAGAAGGGCATTTATGTGATCGGGTTTTATTATCCCGTAGTTCCCGAAGGGAAGGCAAGGATACGCGTTCAGATGTCGGCAGCACATACCAAAGAGCATCTGGATAAAGCCATTAACGCATTTACAGAAGTAGGCAAGGAGCTGGGCGTTTTGAAATAA
- a CDS encoding S9 family peptidase, which translates to MIRFFLLFVSFSFCAPAFAQQKQFTMEEAVLGMNTSLAREDLKQLNWIPGENSISEVVKTPYGGALVRRKLPQISTDTLLRLSELQKQLGSKYTLRALPPIEWIDNKEAFFALGNNYFICSAAANGWNIKEWRDLPGEAENVVLQKSTKRFAYTIGNNLYLIDAAGKTHTVTSDKEAGIVNGRSVHRNEFGIDGGIFLSPKGNYLAFYRMDERMVEDYPIVNWNVTPAAVHLTKYPFAGRTSHEVTLGVYNPSSGKTIFLDTGTPKDHYLTSVTWSPDEQFIYLAILNREQNHLWLNQYNARTGAFIKTLFEETDPKYVHPQHSLTFIPGKNDEFIWWSQRDGFMHLYRYNTRGKLLNQITKGDWVVTEIAGESEKRKELYIISTKESPLDRHIYSVNWESGKLRRLGSDPGTHSAGVSTTGDYVIDRWSNGNAPRVIDMVSTTGKWKQNLLTAKDPLAAYQRPKIENVTIKADDGTPLYGKLIYPVNFDATKKYPVIVYLYNGPNVQIISNGFPASGNLWYEYMAQHGYVIFTMEGRGSANRGMKFEQATFRKLGTVEMEDQLKGVAYLKSLPFVDASRLGVHGWSYGGFMTTSLMLRHPEVFKCGVAGGPVMDWKMYEVMYTERYMDTPQENPEGYEEANLLTKVKNLKGKLLLIHGTIDSTVVWQHSVNFVKQCVDNNVQVDYFVYPGYEHNVRGRDRVHLMQKITDYFDEYLK; encoded by the coding sequence ATGATCCGATTTTTTCTGCTCTTTGTCAGCTTTAGCTTTTGTGCGCCTGCTTTTGCCCAGCAAAAACAGTTTACGATGGAAGAAGCCGTTCTTGGTATGAATACCAGTCTGGCACGTGAAGACCTTAAACAGTTAAACTGGATTCCGGGTGAAAATTCGATTTCCGAGGTAGTGAAAACTCCATACGGAGGTGCACTGGTCCGCCGGAAGCTTCCGCAGATAAGTACCGACACATTGCTTCGTTTAAGCGAACTTCAGAAGCAACTTGGTAGTAAATATACTTTACGTGCCTTGCCACCGATAGAATGGATCGACAACAAAGAGGCCTTCTTTGCACTGGGAAACAACTATTTCATCTGTTCAGCTGCAGCTAATGGCTGGAATATCAAAGAATGGAGGGACCTTCCCGGGGAAGCAGAGAACGTCGTTTTACAAAAAAGCACAAAGCGGTTTGCTTATACTATTGGGAACAACCTATATCTTATTGATGCTGCAGGAAAAACGCATACGGTGACCAGCGACAAGGAGGCCGGGATAGTTAACGGGCGTTCTGTCCACAGAAACGAATTCGGCATCGACGGTGGAATATTCTTATCCCCTAAAGGGAACTATCTTGCTTTTTACAGGATGGATGAACGCATGGTTGAAGATTATCCTATTGTAAACTGGAATGTGACTCCTGCGGCTGTTCATCTGACAAAGTATCCTTTTGCAGGTCGCACTTCCCATGAAGTGACCCTCGGCGTTTACAATCCTTCAAGCGGGAAAACGATATTCCTGGACACTGGTACTCCGAAGGACCACTATCTGACTTCTGTTACCTGGAGCCCCGACGAGCAGTTTATTTATCTGGCTATACTCAACCGCGAACAGAATCACCTTTGGCTGAACCAGTACAACGCCCGCACAGGCGCCTTCATAAAAACACTGTTTGAGGAAACTGACCCAAAATATGTACATCCGCAGCACTCGCTCACTTTTATTCCCGGAAAAAACGACGAGTTCATCTGGTGGAGTCAGCGCGACGGGTTTATGCATCTCTACCGATACAATACCAGGGGAAAACTACTTAATCAGATCACGAAAGGCGACTGGGTGGTTACTGAGATAGCGGGAGAGTCAGAAAAAAGGAAAGAGCTTTATATTATTAGCACGAAGGAGTCGCCTTTAGACCGGCATATTTATTCGGTGAACTGGGAAAGCGGAAAGCTGAGAAGGCTGGGCAGCGATCCGGGCACTCACTCGGCCGGAGTAAGTACCACCGGTGATTATGTGATCGACCGCTGGTCGAACGGGAATGCACCAAGGGTTATCGACATGGTGTCGACCACCGGGAAATGGAAGCAAAATCTTCTGACCGCAAAAGATCCTCTCGCCGCGTATCAGCGGCCAAAGATTGAAAACGTAACGATTAAAGCTGATGATGGCACTCCTTTATATGGAAAGCTGATCTATCCCGTAAACTTTGATGCGACAAAGAAATACCCTGTAATTGTTTATCTGTATAACGGTCCGAACGTTCAGATCATCTCTAATGGCTTCCCTGCCAGCGGCAATCTTTGGTACGAATATATGGCGCAGCACGGCTATGTCATTTTCACCATGGAGGGCCGGGGCAGCGCTAACAGGGGAATGAAATTTGAACAGGCTACGTTTAGAAAACTGGGAACGGTAGAAATGGAGGATCAGCTAAAGGGTGTGGCATACCTGAAGTCGCTTCCCTTTGTGGATGCATCGAGGTTAGGTGTTCACGGCTGGAGCTATGGTGGCTTCATGACCACATCGCTGATGCTGCGTCACCCGGAAGTATTTAAATGCGGTGTTGCCGGCGGTCCGGTGATGGACTGGAAGATGTATGAGGTGATGTATACCGAGCGCTATATGGATACCCCCCAGGAGAATCCGGAAGGCTACGAAGAAGCGAACCTTCTTACCAAGGTAAAGAACCTGAAGGGGAAATTATTATTGATCCATGGTACAATTGACAGCACTGTTGTCTGGCAGCATTCGGTTAACTTCGTGAAGCAGTGCGTAGACAATAATGTGCAGGTAGATTATTTTGTATACCCTGGTTATGAGCATAACGTAAGAGGCCGCGACCGGGTGCATCTGATGCAGAAAATCACTGATTACTTTGACGAATACCTGAAATAG
- a CDS encoding Txe/YoeB family addiction module toxin — protein sequence MSSYDRTIEFIPKAFKEYQNWIQTDRKVALRIGDLIKDILRSPFEGIGKPEALKHQFQGYWSRRINNEHRLVYKITNNSVVIISCYSHYQ from the coding sequence ATGAGCTCTTATGATAGAACTATTGAGTTCATTCCAAAAGCTTTTAAAGAATACCAAAATTGGATACAAACAGACAGAAAAGTTGCATTAAGGATTGGAGACCTTATTAAGGATATTCTGAGAAGTCCTTTTGAGGGCATTGGAAAGCCTGAAGCTCTGAAACACCAGTTTCAGGGATATTGGAGCCGGAGAATAAATAATGAACATCGTCTTGTCTATAAAATAACTAACAACTCTGTGGTTATTATTTCTTGCTACTCACATTATCAGTAA
- a CDS encoding DUF2281 domain-containing protein produces MLPKDIFLYVTLIAWYLIACFCTIFVLLFIHNTIVEHLKLIEKIKKIPPGHHKEVEDFIDFILEKKNITSKKSKGRKLGLLRGKMQMSPGFDDPLDDFKEYM; encoded by the coding sequence ATGTTGCCTAAAGATATTTTTCTGTATGTTACCTTGATTGCCTGGTACCTGATTGCTTGTTTTTGCACGATTTTTGTACTTTTATTTATTCACAATACTATCGTGGAGCATCTGAAATTAATTGAAAAGATAAAAAAAATTCCACCTGGACACCATAAGGAGGTTGAAGACTTTATAGATTTTATTTTGGAGAAGAAAAATATCACTTCAAAGAAAAGCAAGGGACGGAAACTGGGATTGCTAAGGGGTAAAATGCAAATGAGTCCCGGTTTTGATGATCCTCTGGACGATTTCAAGGAATACATGTAA
- a CDS encoding PIN domain-containing protein, which produces MSQYLLDAHALLWMKDDSDQLSERVREILRDDRSDLYVSIVSFWEIVSTL; this is translated from the coding sequence ATGAGTCAGTACCTTCTCGATGCACATGCATTGTTGTGGATGAAGGATGATAGCGACCAACTCTCGGAAAGGGTAAGAGAAATATTAAGAGATGATCGATCCGACTTATATGTTAGTATTGTCTCTTTCTGGGAGATAGTTAGCACTCTTTAA
- a CDS encoding ATP-binding protein, whose product METLIEYQNNLLENIKGNFFRFLYQVIPWNQRMIAIKGLRGSGKTTLILQHLKFGTEDPAISLYVTADHPWFYTNTLLDLADQWYKHGGRILYIDEVHKYKNWSRELKNIYDGYPKMKIVFTASSALDIYRGESDLSRRVLSYNLPGMSVREYIELVHSIKLPRITLEDILANHSGIAFDINKQLETPLRLFKQYLISGYLPFTLENKEADYLTRLFQVIDTSISFDLAFIKDYSSTHAAKIKKLLGVIAESAPFEPNITSLAQKLNLGRDTVNSFLQHLQSAHLLNLINRPTNGVAALQKPDKIYLENTNLSYALKPNPDIGTIRETFLLNQLKNAGHEVEYATKGDFLVDRKYTIEIGGPGKSAKQIEGIKDSYIAADEIITGFGNKIPLWLFGLMY is encoded by the coding sequence ATGGAAACACTTATAGAATATCAGAATAACTTACTTGAGAATATAAAAGGGAACTTCTTTCGCTTTCTGTACCAGGTAATCCCATGGAACCAGCGCATGATAGCTATAAAAGGATTGAGGGGTTCGGGTAAGACGACGCTTATTTTACAGCACCTTAAGTTTGGAACGGAAGACCCCGCGATAAGTTTATATGTAACAGCCGATCATCCCTGGTTTTACACAAATACTTTATTAGATCTTGCCGACCAATGGTATAAACACGGAGGAAGAATCTTATACATCGATGAAGTACACAAATATAAAAACTGGTCGCGGGAGCTAAAAAACATATACGATGGCTACCCAAAAATGAAAATTGTATTTACAGCGTCTTCAGCGCTCGATATCTACAGGGGAGAATCAGACTTGAGCAGAAGAGTGCTTAGCTACAATCTTCCGGGAATGTCGGTACGGGAGTACATAGAGCTGGTTCATAGCATCAAATTACCACGGATAACACTGGAAGATATTCTTGCGAACCATTCGGGAATTGCTTTTGACATAAACAAGCAATTAGAGACACCGTTGAGGCTGTTTAAGCAATATCTTATTAGTGGTTATCTGCCTTTCACTCTTGAAAATAAAGAGGCAGATTATTTGACAAGATTATTTCAGGTAATTGATACCTCCATATCTTTTGACCTTGCTTTTATAAAGGATTACTCATCTACTCACGCAGCTAAAATAAAGAAACTACTGGGAGTAATAGCTGAATCGGCTCCGTTTGAACCTAATATTACATCATTAGCCCAAAAACTTAATCTCGGGAGGGATACCGTTAACAGCTTTTTGCAACACCTGCAGAGTGCGCATCTGTTAAATCTCATCAACCGGCCAACTAATGGAGTTGCTGCATTGCAAAAGCCAGATAAAATATATTTGGAGAATACAAATCTGAGCTATGCGCTTAAGCCGAATCCCGATATCGGAACTATCAGGGAAACTTTTCTGCTTAATCAGTTAAAGAACGCAGGCCATGAAGTTGAATACGCAACCAAAGGCGATTTTCTGGTAGACAGAAAATATACAATCGAAATCGGCGGACCGGGTAAGTCAGCAAAGCAAATCGAGGGTATTAAGGATTCTTATATAGCAGCCGATGAAATAATAACGGGGTTCGGTAACAAGATACCGCTATGGCTCTTTGGGCTGATGTATTAA
- a CDS encoding ABC transporter permease, with amino-acid sequence MFFIHYIKVAARILFRNKLISGINLLSLSAGIAAVLLIALYIQSENQYDTFHKKGDRIFRAGFTFWEQGKVYDREIPDFSPLFGPDAKAELSGIEDFCRMAGSGERYIGYGDRSFKTEGMHYADSSFFNLFSFRLLEGHPSSALKAPNTIVLDKTTAVKLFGDIQKAVGKTVLLNGKKDFLVTGVIEDAPSNTDIRYTALLSFSTLSSDPDAFMSWRGGYRYTTYLLLNKPENAAALEKELPAFMWRHINKSDASDGSKTEASLQPLKDIHLKFNYNSETLSRNLTIFSSVAILILIIACVNYINFSTAQSFTRIKEIGIRRVLGADKNHLSFRWLTESAITTCMAFAIALILILSLAPVFTRLTGKELSIAGELFNGKLLLIAGIVFIVISAGAGAYLSFYLRKVTIRNTLTATAISGKKGSTGKTLIVLQFIISIALITCTFIIYEQVSFIKSHPTGIDRENVVLVPLAGNNKQDDLTSRIKQDVLNLSFVKTASAVSEIPASGITMNGFLAEGQSQSMMIHQLDADEDLLKTFGLKLNSGDWFSKALRTKEDGYVINETLAKQLGWQNAVGKIIERDGPHRVIGVVKDFNFTSLHDRIEPLIITNKPWGGYQYLAVRYTSNPSLLIKQIKSIWESNSDLPFDYWFLDAEFDSMYKSEQQFTRLLIGFSVLSIVLSLSGVFGLVSLSIQKRIKEIGVRKVLGASVADIVRLTSSGFFALIALASLIAIPLSAYLVNKWLQDFAYRMELQWWMFGLAGAVVLLVTLLTISARVIKAALTNPVEVLRNE; translated from the coding sequence ATGTTCTTCATTCACTATATAAAGGTTGCAGCACGGATCTTATTCCGCAATAAACTGATATCAGGCATTAACCTGCTTAGTTTATCTGCAGGGATAGCTGCTGTTTTATTAATAGCATTATATATCCAGAGCGAGAACCAGTACGACACCTTCCATAAAAAGGGCGACCGGATCTTCAGGGCTGGTTTTACATTTTGGGAACAGGGAAAGGTGTATGACAGGGAGATCCCTGACTTTTCGCCCCTCTTCGGTCCGGATGCAAAAGCGGAGCTTTCGGGTATTGAAGACTTTTGCCGGATGGCGGGGAGCGGTGAAAGGTACATCGGCTACGGTGACCGCAGTTTTAAGACAGAAGGAATGCACTACGCCGATTCTTCTTTCTTTAATCTTTTTTCATTCAGGCTTCTGGAGGGACATCCGTCTTCTGCATTAAAAGCGCCGAACACCATTGTCCTCGACAAAACAACGGCTGTTAAACTTTTTGGCGATATTCAAAAGGCAGTCGGAAAGACGGTACTCCTTAACGGCAAAAAGGACTTTTTGGTAACCGGGGTAATTGAAGATGCTCCTTCCAATACCGATATCCGGTATACAGCCCTTCTTTCTTTTTCAACATTAAGTTCTGATCCTGATGCCTTTATGAGCTGGCGGGGAGGATACCGGTATACCACCTACCTTCTGCTTAATAAACCGGAGAATGCGGCGGCTCTTGAAAAAGAACTTCCCGCCTTCATGTGGCGACATATTAATAAAAGCGACGCATCAGATGGAAGTAAAACAGAGGCTAGTCTGCAGCCGCTGAAAGATATACATCTGAAATTTAATTACAACTCGGAAACATTGAGCAGAAATCTAACGATCTTTAGTTCAGTTGCCATTCTGATCCTCATTATTGCATGTGTCAATTATATAAACTTCAGCACAGCCCAGTCGTTCACAAGAATAAAGGAAATAGGAATACGAAGAGTTCTTGGAGCCGACAAAAATCATCTTTCGTTCAGGTGGCTTACTGAATCGGCAATAACAACGTGCATGGCTTTCGCCATTGCTCTGATTTTAATTCTATCTCTGGCCCCTGTATTTACAAGGCTGACAGGAAAAGAACTGTCTATTGCAGGTGAACTATTCAACGGCAAGCTTCTTTTAATCGCGGGCATTGTATTTATTGTGATAAGTGCCGGAGCCGGGGCCTACCTCAGCTTCTATCTTCGTAAGGTAACCATCAGGAATACTTTAACTGCGACCGCAATCAGCGGAAAAAAAGGGTCTACCGGAAAAACTCTAATTGTCCTTCAGTTTATCATATCCATTGCTTTAATAACCTGTACATTCATTATTTATGAGCAGGTGAGCTTTATAAAGTCGCACCCTACGGGCATTGACCGCGAAAACGTGGTTTTAGTCCCGCTTGCCGGCAATAACAAGCAGGACGACCTGACATCCCGTATAAAGCAGGATGTTTTGAACCTTAGCTTTGTAAAAACGGCTTCGGCTGTTTCAGAAATACCGGCTTCCGGCATCACCATGAATGGCTTTTTAGCTGAAGGCCAGTCTCAGTCTATGATGATCCACCAGCTGGATGCCGATGAAGATCTGCTGAAGACTTTTGGCTTAAAACTCAACTCTGGCGACTGGTTTTCGAAGGCATTGAGAACAAAGGAGGACGGCTATGTTATCAACGAAACACTTGCTAAACAATTGGGATGGCAGAACGCTGTTGGAAAAATAATTGAACGGGATGGTCCTCACCGGGTGATCGGAGTAGTGAAAGACTTTAACTTCACTTCCCTGCACGACCGGATCGAACCCCTGATCATCACCAACAAACCGTGGGGCGGGTATCAATACCTCGCTGTCAGGTACACTTCAAATCCATCTCTGCTTATCAAACAGATAAAGTCGATCTGGGAATCAAACAGCGATCTTCCCTTTGACTACTGGTTCCTGGATGCAGAATTTGATTCGATGTACAAAAGTGAGCAACAGTTCACGAGGCTGCTGATAGGCTTTTCAGTGCTTTCTATCGTGCTTTCTTTATCAGGGGTATTTGGACTGGTGAGCCTTAGCATTCAGAAACGGATTAAGGAAATTGGCGTCCGTAAGGTTCTGGGCGCTTCGGTTGCAGATATTGTGCGGCTTACTTCCTCGGGGTTCTTCGCTTTAATTGCACTGGCTTCACTGATAGCTATTCCTTTGAGCGCTTATCTGGTGAACAAATGGCTTCAGGATTTTGCCTACCGGATGGAGCTGCAATGGTGGATGTTTGGATTGGCTGGCGCTGTGGTGCTGCTCGTTACTTTACTAACCATAAGTGCCAGGGTAATAAAAGCTGCACTTACTAATCCTGTGGAAGTATTGAGGAATGAATAA